A genomic window from Nocardioides jiangxiensis includes:
- a CDS encoding GntR family transcriptional regulator: protein MVSTVGEQRVETPKLKYVQVRDHLRALLADADPGMAVPSERELVQQFGVARMTVRQAVDALVAEGLLERSPGRGTFVAEPVLPATGIQGFTEDMRRRGVDTDSITLMARVEKANAGIARALGLTAGDPVIHWRRIRRADGSAVCVEDTYLNEVMLPGFLQPAMPPSLYAVLDRRALRPTWAEDVFTAALATEDDAALLGVEPGDPVLHVSRRALHRNRPIAVSRSVYVAALHSPHIQYTER from the coding sequence GTGGTTTCGACGGTGGGGGAGCAGCGCGTGGAGACGCCGAAGTTGAAGTACGTGCAGGTGCGGGACCACCTGCGTGCCTTGCTCGCCGACGCCGATCCGGGCATGGCGGTGCCGTCGGAGCGTGAGCTCGTCCAGCAGTTCGGCGTCGCCCGCATGACCGTGCGCCAGGCCGTCGACGCCCTCGTCGCCGAGGGCCTGCTGGAGCGCAGTCCGGGCCGGGGCACGTTCGTCGCGGAGCCCGTCCTGCCGGCGACCGGCATCCAGGGCTTCACCGAGGACATGCGCCGTCGAGGCGTCGACACCGACTCGATCACCCTCATGGCACGGGTGGAGAAGGCCAACGCCGGCATCGCGCGGGCGCTCGGTCTCACCGCGGGCGACCCGGTGATCCACTGGCGTCGCATCCGCCGTGCCGACGGCAGTGCCGTCTGCGTCGAGGACACCTACCTCAACGAGGTCATGCTGCCCGGCTTCCTCCAGCCCGCCATGCCGCCGAGCCTGTACGCCGTGCTGGACCGTCGGGCGCTCCGGCCGACCTGGGCCGAGGACGTCTTCACCGCCGCCCTCGCGACGGAGGACGACGCCGCGCTGCTCGGCGTGGAGCCGGGCGACCCGGTGCTCCACGTCAGCCGGCGGGCACTCCACCGCAACCGGCCGATCGCCGTCTCCCGCAGCGTGTACGTCGCCGCGCTGCACTCCCCGCACATCCAGTACACCGAGCGCTGA
- a CDS encoding alpha-ketoglutarate-dependent dioxygenase AlkB — MSVEFQGDLFDLAPEASLARLRGSVERTILGDGAWVDVRRSWVRGASEVFRSLVRDVPWRAEQREMYDRVVDVPRLVHTYAGDDRLPHRLLTSARQALTNHYLPELGEPFVTAGCCYYRDGRDSVAWHGDRIGRGASEDTMVAILSFGDPRRLLLRPESGGASIAFTMGHGDLLVMGGSCQRTWQHAVPKVAAAGPRISVQFRPSGVS, encoded by the coding sequence ATGAGCGTCGAGTTCCAGGGCGACCTCTTCGACCTCGCACCCGAGGCGTCGCTCGCCCGGCTGCGCGGATCGGTGGAGCGCACCATCCTCGGCGACGGCGCGTGGGTGGACGTGCGCCGGTCGTGGGTGCGTGGCGCCTCGGAGGTGTTCCGGTCGCTCGTGCGCGACGTCCCGTGGCGCGCCGAGCAGCGCGAGATGTACGACCGCGTCGTCGACGTCCCCCGCCTCGTCCACACCTACGCCGGCGACGACCGGCTGCCGCACCGGCTGCTGACGAGCGCGCGCCAGGCCCTGACCAACCACTACCTCCCCGAGCTGGGCGAGCCGTTCGTGACGGCCGGCTGCTGCTACTACCGTGACGGCCGCGACTCGGTGGCCTGGCACGGCGACCGCATCGGCCGCGGCGCCAGCGAGGACACCATGGTGGCGATCCTGTCGTTCGGGGATCCGCGCCGACTGCTGCTCCGCCCGGAGTCCGGCGGGGCGTCGATCGCCTTCACCATGGGACACGGCGACCTCCTCGTCATGGGCGGCTCGTGCCAGCGCACGTGGCAGCACGCCGTGCCCAAGGTGGCGGCCGCAGGCCCGCGCATCTCGGTGCAGTTCCGCCCGTCCGGCGTCAGCTGA
- the groL gene encoding chaperonin GroEL (60 kDa chaperone family; promotes refolding of misfolded polypeptides especially under stressful conditions; forms two stacked rings of heptamers to form a barrel-shaped 14mer; ends can be capped by GroES; misfolded proteins enter the barrel where they are refolded when GroES binds): protein MAKLIAFNEEARRGLERGMNTLADAVKVTLGPKGRNVVLEKKWGAPTITNDGVSIAKEIELEDPYEKIGAELVKEVAKKTDDVAGDGTTTATVLAQALVREGLRNVAAGANPMGLKRGIEAAVAAISEQLLAQAKEVESREEIAATATISAGGDATVGDAIAEAMDKVGKEGVITVEESNTFGIDLELTEGMRFDKGYISAYFVTDPERMETVLEDPYVLIANQKISNVKDLLPILEKVMQSGKPLLILAEDVDGEALSTLVVNKIRGTFKSVAVKAPGFGDRRKAMLQDIAILTGGQVISEEVGLKLESTGLELLGQARKVVITKDETTIVEGAGDAAQIEGRVNQIRAEIEKSDSDYDREKLQERLAKLAGGVAVIKVGAATEVELKERKHRIEDAVRNAKAAVEEGILPGGGVALVQAGATAFEKLELEGDEATGANIVKVGISAPLKQIAINAGLEGGVVAEKVANLPAGQGLNAATGEYVDLLAAGIIDPAKVTRSALQNAASIAALFLTTEAVVADKPEKAGAAPAGGDMGGMDF from the coding sequence ATGGCGAAGCTGATTGCTTTCAACGAGGAGGCCCGCCGCGGCCTCGAGCGGGGTATGAACACCCTCGCCGACGCGGTCAAGGTCACCCTCGGTCCCAAGGGCCGCAACGTCGTCCTGGAGAAGAAGTGGGGCGCCCCCACGATCACCAACGACGGTGTCTCGATCGCCAAGGAGATCGAGCTCGAGGACCCGTACGAGAAGATCGGTGCCGAGCTCGTCAAGGAGGTCGCGAAGAAGACCGACGACGTCGCCGGTGACGGCACGACGACGGCCACCGTCCTCGCCCAGGCGCTGGTCCGCGAGGGCCTCCGCAACGTTGCTGCCGGTGCGAACCCGATGGGTCTCAAGCGCGGCATCGAGGCGGCCGTCGCCGCCATCTCCGAGCAGCTGCTCGCGCAGGCCAAGGAGGTCGAGTCGCGCGAGGAGATCGCCGCGACCGCGACCATCTCCGCCGGTGGCGACGCCACCGTCGGTGACGCCATCGCCGAGGCGATGGACAAGGTCGGCAAGGAGGGCGTCATCACGGTCGAGGAGTCGAACACGTTCGGCATCGACCTGGAGCTCACCGAGGGCATGCGCTTCGACAAGGGCTACATCTCGGCGTACTTCGTGACCGACCCGGAGCGCATGGAGACGGTCCTCGAGGACCCGTACGTCCTCATCGCCAACCAGAAGATCTCCAACGTCAAGGACCTGCTGCCGATCCTCGAGAAGGTCATGCAGTCGGGCAAGCCGCTCCTCATCCTCGCCGAGGACGTGGACGGCGAGGCGCTGTCGACCCTGGTCGTCAACAAGATCCGCGGCACCTTCAAGTCCGTCGCCGTCAAGGCTCCGGGCTTCGGTGACCGCCGCAAGGCCATGCTCCAGGACATCGCGATCCTGACCGGCGGCCAGGTCATCTCCGAGGAGGTCGGCCTCAAGCTCGAGTCGACCGGTCTCGAGCTGCTCGGCCAGGCCCGCAAGGTCGTCATCACCAAGGACGAGACCACCATCGTCGAGGGTGCCGGCGACGCTGCGCAGATCGAGGGTCGGGTCAACCAGATCCGCGCCGAGATCGAGAAGTCGGACTCCGACTACGACCGCGAGAAGCTCCAGGAGCGCCTCGCCAAGCTGGCCGGCGGCGTGGCCGTCATCAAGGTCGGCGCGGCCACGGAGGTCGAGCTCAAGGAGCGCAAGCACCGCATCGAGGACGCCGTCCGCAACGCCAAGGCTGCTGTCGAGGAGGGCATCCTCCCCGGCGGTGGTGTCGCGCTCGTCCAGGCTGGCGCGACCGCGTTCGAGAAGCTGGAGCTCGAGGGCGACGAGGCCACCGGTGCCAACATCGTCAAGGTCGGCATCTCGGCCCCGCTCAAGCAGATCGCGATCAACGCCGGCCTCGAGGGTGGCGTCGTGGCGGAGAAGGTCGCGAACCTTCCCGCCGGCCAGGGCCTCAACGCCGCCACGGGCGAGTACGTCGACCTGCTGGCCGCCGGCATCATCGACCCGGCCAAGGTCACCCGCTCGGCCCTGCAGAACGCCGCCTCCATCGCGGCGCTCTTCCTCACCACCGAGGCTGTCGTCGCCGACAAGCCGGAGAAGGCTGGCGCCGCGCCGGCTGGTGGCGACATGGGCGGCATGGACTTCTGA
- a CDS encoding calcium-binding protein, with protein sequence MTARRTPFRVLVATASGALGFLPLALTSPAHAATLSCSASSGTLTVNAANYAYDQRFSVEGPSHHLWIHDGSGAVNGDECSVDVRTVNTIDVQSDAYADDWVVDLGSDWTGLDGTDALLKLPVSQYDTVKLDGTSAGSPVKVDFVGTGTPLQFTTDNDQTPDIQFDNQWGALRAVKGGSSTDTIDLSGLPFQTATISVLGNDGSDVITGSDGSDTISGGAGSDQLSGGPGSDTVDGNDGDDQLYGGGGWDVIHDGDGSDVLDGDWADGEDGYGDQIDAVWDFGYPDQIGDATASYDEVVFYTEGAPVTATLDGVQNDGAFGEDNLLGADSIQTFAGDDVIGGDDFHAIDTGAGNDTLTLGPAFHGMLDWQAGDGTDTLDASAFNGSLHGAFYPGGSMLMTEGAAPGNIDGGGWETVKGGLLGDDLTVGCACTMIPGQGNDTIRFSGSISGGTYVAGPAGDGADTVTVDDGISGVKADYSIRSAAVSLTIDGEANDGATGEGDDLDFGITALVGGTGNDTLAGSTSADTLDGFAGDDRLLGRGGNDRLIGDVGIDTLDGGSGNDVLLGQDGADKLYGRDGDDVLRGDDKYGTAGNDTLDGGAGDDDLFGYGGNDTFTEGAAANGSDLIAGGAGVDTASYAARTATVTLSLNGVYDDGAAGEGDRIGTDVENLTGGKGGDTLTGNDAVNTLTGGAGKDKLYGKGGNDTFQTVDSTADTLDGGTGTDRAHRDSIDTTTSVEQRF encoded by the coding sequence ATGACCGCCCGCCGTACGCCGTTCCGCGTCCTCGTCGCCACCGCTTCCGGCGCCCTCGGCTTCCTGCCGCTGGCGCTCACCAGCCCGGCCCACGCCGCCACCCTGTCGTGCAGCGCCAGCTCCGGCACGCTGACCGTCAACGCGGCGAACTACGCCTACGACCAGCGGTTCTCCGTCGAGGGCCCCTCGCACCACCTGTGGATCCACGACGGCTCGGGGGCGGTCAACGGCGACGAGTGCTCCGTCGACGTGCGGACGGTCAACACCATCGACGTGCAGTCGGACGCCTACGCGGACGACTGGGTCGTCGACCTCGGCTCCGACTGGACCGGCCTCGACGGGACGGACGCCCTGCTCAAGCTGCCCGTGAGCCAGTACGACACGGTGAAGCTCGACGGCACCTCGGCCGGCAGCCCGGTGAAGGTCGACTTCGTCGGCACCGGCACCCCCCTGCAGTTCACGACGGACAACGACCAGACGCCGGACATCCAGTTCGACAACCAGTGGGGCGCACTCCGCGCGGTCAAGGGAGGCAGCAGCACCGACACGATCGACCTGTCCGGCCTGCCGTTCCAGACCGCCACCATCAGCGTCCTCGGCAACGACGGCAGCGACGTGATCACCGGCTCCGACGGCTCCGACACCATCAGCGGCGGAGCCGGGAGCGACCAGCTCAGCGGCGGACCCGGCTCCGACACCGTGGATGGCAACGACGGCGATGACCAGCTCTACGGCGGAGGCGGCTGGGACGTGATCCACGACGGTGACGGCTCCGACGTCCTCGACGGCGACTGGGCCGACGGCGAGGACGGTTACGGCGACCAGATCGACGCCGTCTGGGACTTCGGCTACCCCGACCAGATCGGCGATGCGACGGCCAGCTACGACGAGGTGGTCTTCTACACGGAGGGGGCGCCGGTCACCGCCACCCTCGACGGCGTCCAGAACGACGGCGCTTTCGGCGAGGACAACCTCCTGGGAGCCGACTCGATCCAGACCTTCGCCGGGGACGACGTGATCGGCGGCGACGACTTCCACGCGATCGACACCGGAGCCGGCAACGACACCCTGACCCTGGGCCCGGCCTTCCACGGCATGCTCGACTGGCAGGCCGGCGACGGCACGGACACCCTCGACGCCTCGGCGTTCAACGGCTCCCTCCACGGCGCGTTCTACCCCGGCGGCTCGATGCTCATGACCGAGGGCGCAGCGCCCGGCAACATCGACGGCGGTGGCTGGGAGACCGTCAAGGGCGGCCTCCTCGGTGACGACCTCACCGTCGGATGCGCCTGCACGATGATCCCCGGGCAGGGCAACGACACGATCCGCTTCAGCGGCAGCATCAGCGGCGGCACGTACGTCGCCGGCCCGGCCGGGGACGGCGCGGACACGGTGACCGTCGACGACGGCATCTCGGGTGTGAAGGCCGACTACTCGATCCGGTCCGCAGCCGTCTCCCTCACCATCGACGGTGAGGCCAACGACGGTGCGACCGGCGAGGGCGACGACCTCGACTTCGGCATCACCGCGCTGGTCGGCGGCACCGGCAACGACACGCTCGCCGGCTCGACGTCCGCCGACACCCTCGACGGCTTCGCCGGCGACGACCGCCTGCTCGGCCGAGGTGGCAACGACCGGCTGATCGGCGACGTCGGCATCGACACCCTCGACGGTGGCTCGGGCAACGACGTCCTCCTGGGCCAGGACGGTGCCGACAAGCTGTACGGCCGCGACGGCGACGACGTGCTGCGCGGCGATGACAAGTACGGCACTGCAGGCAATGACACCCTCGACGGCGGGGCCGGCGACGACGACCTGTTCGGCTACGGCGGCAACGACACCTTCACCGAGGGGGCGGCAGCCAACGGGTCCGACCTCATCGCGGGCGGCGCCGGCGTCGACACGGCGTCGTACGCCGCGCGGACCGCCACCGTGACGCTGTCGCTCAACGGCGTGTACGACGACGGCGCCGCGGGCGAGGGAGACCGGATCGGCACCGACGTGGAGAACCTCACCGGAGGCAAGGGAGGCGACACCCTCACCGGCAACGATGCCGTGAACACGCTGACCGGCGGCGCCGGCAAGGACAAGCTCTACGGCAAGGGCGGCAACGACACCTTCCAGACGGTCGACAGCACCGCCGACACGCTCGACGGCGGGACCGGCACCGACCGTGCCCACCGCGACTCGATCGACACGACGACCTCGGTGGAGCAGCGCTTCTAG
- a CDS encoding SGNH/GDSL hydrolase family protein translates to MRREGWIGAGVVIGAVGAAVGGLTYGGRELLHRQADIARGVIGKPLGEKAPKADKVYRKRFGDAVDLVMLGDSLAAGLGADLPSETLGARLAKGAAKRIKRSVRLTTVARVGNHSSELMEQIGRLPEGCRPDVAVIVVGGNDITHRHATAASVAHLEDAIRTLQGLGAEVVVGTCPDLGMLRAVPQPLRTLGSIASRQLASAQREAALALGARVVDLAQVAGPFFVTNPDEMFSVDRFHPSSLGYRRTAKAMLPSVVAAFGGEVEVPFGHHVPLVR, encoded by the coding sequence ATGAGGCGCGAGGGCTGGATCGGGGCAGGCGTGGTCATCGGAGCGGTGGGTGCCGCCGTCGGGGGCCTGACCTACGGCGGGCGGGAGCTGCTCCACCGGCAGGCGGACATCGCCCGCGGTGTCATCGGCAAGCCCCTGGGTGAGAAGGCGCCGAAGGCCGACAAGGTCTACCGCAAGCGCTTCGGGGACGCTGTCGACCTGGTGATGCTCGGCGACTCGCTGGCCGCCGGCCTCGGGGCCGACCTTCCCTCCGAGACCCTCGGCGCGCGCCTGGCCAAGGGCGCCGCCAAGCGGATCAAGCGGTCGGTCCGACTGACCACCGTGGCGCGCGTCGGCAACCACAGCAGCGAGCTCATGGAGCAGATCGGCCGGCTCCCAGAGGGATGCCGGCCGGACGTCGCGGTGATCGTCGTCGGCGGCAACGACATCACGCACCGCCACGCCACCGCCGCGAGCGTCGCCCACCTGGAGGACGCGATCCGCACGCTCCAGGGACTCGGGGCCGAGGTGGTCGTCGGCACGTGCCCCGACCTCGGCATGCTGCGCGCCGTGCCCCAGCCGCTGCGCACGCTGGGGTCGATCGCGTCGCGCCAGCTGGCGTCGGCACAGCGCGAGGCGGCGCTGGCACTGGGCGCGCGGGTCGTCGACCTCGCCCAGGTGGCCGGCCCCTTCTTCGTCACCAACCCCGACGAGATGTTCAGCGTCGACCGCTTCCATCCCTCCTCGCTGGGCTATCGGCGTACGGCGAAGGCGATGCTGCCGAGCGTCGTGGCTGCCTTCGGGGGAGAGGTGGAGGTGCCGTTCGGGCACCACGTGCCGCTGGTGCGCTGA
- a CDS encoding cytochrome d ubiquinol oxidase subunit II: MGIETVVAAALFTGVLAYAVFGGADFGSGFFDLTAGGARRGARLRTLVDHSIGPVWEANHVWLIFVLVTWWTAFPSAFAAAMTTLWLPLMLGLLGIVLRGASFAFRKYASTLGQARVFGIVFALSSLVTPFFLGAAAGAIASGRVPAEGHGDLLTSWLNPTGVVGGLVAGGTCAFLAGSFLVADAARAEQADLAEVLRIRTLGVGMVTGLVVFAGLVPLMHDAPTLYDGLSGRALPLVLLSAVTGVATLVLIARRRYALARFTAVAAVATVVLGWGVAQYPWMLVDQVTFADAAGAPATLTALTVAVALAAVIVLPALGYLLYLTQTERWTKH; the protein is encoded by the coding sequence ATGGGCATCGAGACCGTCGTCGCCGCGGCCCTCTTCACCGGAGTCCTCGCGTACGCCGTGTTCGGCGGCGCCGACTTCGGTTCGGGCTTCTTCGACCTCACCGCCGGTGGAGCGCGTCGCGGAGCGCGGCTGCGCACCCTGGTCGACCACAGCATCGGTCCGGTCTGGGAGGCCAACCACGTCTGGCTGATCTTCGTGCTGGTGACCTGGTGGACGGCGTTCCCGTCGGCCTTCGCTGCTGCGATGACGACGCTGTGGCTGCCCCTGATGCTCGGCCTGCTGGGCATCGTGCTCCGCGGCGCGAGCTTCGCCTTCCGCAAGTACGCCAGCACCCTGGGCCAGGCGCGCGTGTTCGGCATCGTGTTCGCCCTGTCCTCGCTGGTGACGCCGTTCTTCCTCGGGGCCGCGGCAGGCGCGATCGCGTCCGGGCGCGTGCCCGCGGAGGGCCACGGCGACCTCCTCACGAGCTGGCTGAACCCGACGGGGGTCGTGGGCGGTCTCGTCGCCGGCGGGACCTGCGCGTTCCTCGCCGGGTCCTTCCTGGTCGCCGACGCGGCGCGGGCGGAGCAGGCCGACCTGGCCGAGGTGCTCCGGATCCGCACGCTCGGCGTCGGCATGGTGACCGGTCTGGTCGTCTTCGCCGGCCTGGTCCCCCTCATGCACGACGCCCCCACGCTCTACGACGGTCTCTCGGGCCGTGCCCTCCCGCTGGTGCTGCTCTCGGCGGTGACCGGCGTCGCGACCCTCGTCCTGATCGCCCGCCGCCGCTACGCGCTGGCCCGCTTCACCGCGGTCGCGGCGGTCGCGACCGTCGTGCTCGGCTGGGGCGTGGCGCAGTACCCCTGGATGCTGGTCGACCAGGTGACCTTCGCCGACGCGGCGGGTGCACCGGCGACACTGACCGCGCTGACCGTGGCGGTGGCGCTCGCTGCCGTGATCGTGCTCCCGGCCCTCGGTTACCTGCTCTACCTGACCCAGACGGAGCGCTGGACCAAGCACTGA
- a CDS encoding cytochrome ubiquinol oxidase subunit I yields MASVVLQLAADAPSGLLPARDQMALSLGWHIVLACFGVAFPSMIFVMHWLGLRGNATALELAKRWSKVSAVLFAIGAVSGTVLSFEMGLLWPRLMGRFGDVLGLPFAFEGLAFFIEAIFMGIYLYGWGRLPARVHLLTLVPMAVAGVVGTFCVLAVNAWMNNPAGFRINAAGDVVDVRPWAAMFNDGVYLMFAHMWVAAFVVVGFTVAGVYAVGMLRGRRDAHHRLGFMVPFVFATVFALAQPLVGHVLGLRLAEAQPAKLAAFELATTTEEAPAPLRIGGWLGSDGEVHGDLEIPAIGSLIARNSFDKPVPGLDTVPEADRPPVNMTRWSFQLMVAFGSLLAASVAGYWLLRWRRLPVLGGRDLLEKRWFLRFMALSGPLAILTMELGWIATEVGRQPWIVYGVMRTSEAATDNPWLWFSLAGVATLYAGLTAAAYVVLRGMARRWREGETDLPSPYGPAHLDEVEAH; encoded by the coding sequence GTGGCCTCTGTCGTACTCCAGCTCGCCGCCGACGCGCCTTCCGGGCTGCTGCCGGCCCGCGACCAGATGGCGCTGTCGCTCGGCTGGCACATCGTGCTCGCCTGCTTCGGTGTCGCGTTCCCGTCGATGATCTTCGTGATGCACTGGCTGGGGCTCCGCGGCAACGCGACGGCCCTCGAGCTGGCCAAGCGGTGGTCGAAGGTCTCGGCGGTCCTCTTCGCGATCGGTGCCGTCTCCGGCACGGTGCTCTCCTTCGAGATGGGCCTGCTCTGGCCCAGGCTGATGGGCCGGTTCGGCGACGTCCTCGGCCTGCCCTTCGCCTTCGAAGGCCTCGCCTTCTTCATCGAGGCGATCTTCATGGGCATCTACCTCTACGGGTGGGGGCGCCTTCCCGCGCGCGTGCACCTCCTGACGTTGGTGCCGATGGCGGTGGCTGGCGTGGTCGGCACCTTCTGCGTGCTGGCGGTCAACGCCTGGATGAACAACCCGGCCGGGTTCCGCATCAACGCCGCGGGAGACGTCGTCGACGTACGACCGTGGGCGGCGATGTTCAACGACGGCGTGTACCTGATGTTCGCCCACATGTGGGTGGCGGCGTTCGTGGTCGTCGGCTTCACGGTCGCGGGTGTCTACGCCGTCGGGATGCTGCGTGGCCGGCGCGACGCGCACCACCGCCTCGGGTTCATGGTGCCGTTCGTCTTCGCGACGGTCTTCGCGCTGGCGCAGCCGCTGGTCGGGCACGTCCTCGGCCTCCGCCTGGCGGAGGCCCAGCCGGCCAAGCTGGCTGCGTTCGAGCTCGCGACCACGACCGAGGAGGCGCCTGCGCCGCTCCGGATCGGTGGCTGGCTCGGGTCCGACGGCGAGGTGCACGGCGACCTCGAGATCCCTGCGATCGGCTCGCTGATCGCCCGCAACTCCTTCGACAAGCCGGTGCCCGGCCTCGACACGGTGCCCGAAGCGGACCGTCCGCCGGTGAACATGACGCGCTGGTCCTTCCAGCTCATGGTCGCGTTCGGCTCGCTGCTGGCGGCCAGCGTCGCCGGCTACTGGCTGCTCCGCTGGCGGCGTCTCCCGGTGCTCGGTGGGCGCGACCTCCTCGAGAAGCGCTGGTTCCTCCGGTTCATGGCCCTCTCCGGCCCGCTCGCGATCCTCACGATGGAGCTCGGCTGGATAGCGACCGAGGTCGGCCGTCAGCCCTGGATCGTCTACGGCGTGATGCGGACCTCCGAGGCGGCGACGGACAACCCGTGGCTGTGGTTCTCGCTCGCCGGGGTGGCGACCCTCTACGCCGGCCTGACGGCTGCGGCGTACGTCGTCCTGCGGGGCATGGCGCGACGCTGGCGGGAGGGCGAGACGGACCTGCCCTCGCCGTACGGTCCGGCCCATCTCGACGAGGTGGAGGCGCACTGA
- a CDS encoding MoaD/ThiS family protein, whose translation MSISVRIPTILRTYTGGASEVTAEGATLAEVLDYLEANHAGIKDRILDSNGELRRFVNVYVGNEDVRFLENLATATPAGTQISVIPAVAGGC comes from the coding sequence ATGAGCATTTCCGTCCGCATCCCCACCATCCTGCGCACCTACACCGGTGGCGCGTCCGAGGTGACCGCCGAGGGTGCGACCCTCGCGGAGGTGCTCGACTACCTCGAGGCCAACCACGCCGGCATCAAGGACCGCATCCTCGACAGCAACGGCGAGCTGCGCCGCTTCGTCAACGTCTACGTGGGCAACGAGGACGTCCGGTTCCTCGAGAACCTGGCGACGGCCACCCCGGCCGGCACCCAGATCTCGGTGATCCCGGCGGTCGCGGGCGGCTGCTGA
- the thrC gene encoding threonine synthase, giving the protein MSVVETAGQVLREGAFGHATALSCRECGHQVALGPFYACPECFGPLEISYDFPAVTREEIEAGPANIWRYKALLPVPSDIEQSPNMEPGFTRLLKAHNLGRELGIDNLWVKDDSTNPTNSFKDRVVACALSAATELHAKVFACPSTGNLANAVAAAGARSGIKTVVFIPANLEKPKQINSAIYTDSLVAVNGNYDDVNKLASEIAGEEDGWAFVNVNVRPYYAEGSKTLGYEIAEQLGWRLPDQVVIPVASGSQLTKVHKAFQELIKLGLVEEKPYKIYGAQATGCGPVATAFKAGVDAIRPVKPDTIAKSLAIGNPADGIYVLDICRETGGAVEEVTDDEIRDGIVLLARTEGIFTETAGGTTTAVLKKLVETGQLDTSLETVFINTGHGLKTLDAIADKVGAAATIDPSYDAFKAAGLV; this is encoded by the coding sequence ATGAGCGTTGTAGAGACTGCCGGTCAGGTCCTGCGCGAGGGCGCGTTCGGCCACGCCACCGCACTGTCGTGCCGCGAGTGCGGCCACCAGGTCGCCCTCGGTCCGTTCTACGCCTGTCCGGAGTGCTTCGGTCCCCTGGAGATCTCCTACGACTTCCCGGCCGTGACCCGCGAGGAGATCGAGGCCGGCCCCGCCAACATCTGGCGCTACAAGGCGCTCCTGCCCGTGCCGTCGGACATCGAGCAGAGCCCCAACATGGAGCCCGGCTTCACCCGTCTGCTGAAGGCGCACAACCTCGGTCGTGAGCTCGGCATCGACAACCTGTGGGTGAAGGACGACTCGACCAACCCCACCAACTCCTTCAAGGACCGTGTCGTCGCCTGCGCCCTGTCGGCCGCGACCGAGCTCCACGCGAAGGTCTTCGCCTGTCCGTCGACCGGCAACCTGGCCAACGCCGTCGCCGCCGCCGGTGCCCGCTCGGGCATCAAGACCGTCGTCTTCATCCCGGCCAACCTCGAGAAGCCGAAGCAGATCAACTCGGCCATCTACACCGACTCGCTGGTCGCCGTGAACGGCAACTACGACGACGTCAACAAGCTGGCGTCGGAGATCGCCGGCGAGGAGGACGGCTGGGCGTTCGTCAACGTCAACGTCCGGCCGTACTACGCCGAGGGCTCCAAGACGCTCGGCTACGAGATCGCCGAGCAGCTCGGCTGGCGCCTGCCCGACCAGGTCGTCATCCCCGTCGCCTCGGGTTCGCAGCTGACCAAGGTCCACAAGGCCTTCCAGGAGCTGATCAAGCTCGGTCTGGTGGAGGAGAAGCCCTACAAGATCTACGGCGCCCAGGCCACGGGCTGTGGCCCGGTCGCCACGGCGTTCAAGGCCGGCGTCGACGCGATCCGGCCGGTGAAGCCGGACACGATCGCCAAGTCGCTCGCGATCGGCAACCCGGCCGACGGCATCTACGTCCTCGACATCTGCCGCGAGACCGGCGGTGCGGTCGAGGAGGTCACCGACGACGAGATTCGCGACGGCATCGTCCTGCTCGCGCGCACCGAGGGCATCTTCACCGAGACCGCCGGTGGCACGACCACGGCCGTGCTCAAGAAGCTCGTCGAGACCGGCCAGCTCGACACCTCGCTCGAGACCGTCTTCATCAACACCGGCCACGGCCTGAAGACCCTCGACGCCATCGCGGACAAGGTGGGCGCCGCGGCGACCATCGATCCGTCCTACGATGCCTTCAAGGCCGCCGGCCTCGTCTGA